One Ranitomeya imitator isolate aRanImi1 chromosome 4, aRanImi1.pri, whole genome shotgun sequence genomic window, ATGTAAGTAAAGTCACCCTCAGTAGGATCCAGTGCCACACACATATTATATGAGTATGGTAAAGGTAACGATCCATCACTATACATGGAGAAGGTCCTGGGATCAATTGGAGGATACAGATTTGTAGTGAGAGAAGAGAAGGCCGGTAATGGTTTTGGCTGCTTACATTTGGATATAATCGCCACCATTACAGTTATTATAAAGAGCAAAGAAATAAGTGCAAGTCCAACCACTAAGTAAAATTGTAAGTATCTTTGAGTTCCATCATCTTTCTCATTGTTGCTGAGCTTAGGAACAACCTGCTGAAAGTCATCTGCAATAATAAGACTTAAGGTGGTTGTAGCAGAGAGAGTGGGATGTCCATTGTCCTTCACCATCACCACAACCTTGTAATTCAATATGTCTCTTTCTTGAAAGATACGTGATGTTCTGATCTCACCTGTGTACTCACTTATCACAAAATGAGTTAAGTCTGACATCTGTATCAAATGATAAGAAAGCCATGAATTATGTCCAGAGTCTGCATCCACTGCCACTACTTTAGTTATTAAAGAACCAGGCTCAGAAGCAAAAGGCACCATCTCAAACACAGCCGACCCTCCAACACCTGGTGATGGGAACAAGATCTTTGGTGCATTATCATTCTGGTCCACTATATGGATAAATAATGTAACATTGCTGCTCAGAGAGGGGGATCCATTGTCTGAGGCTGTGACTTCTATTATAAACTCCTTGTTCTGCTCATAATCAAATGATCTTTGAGCATAGAGAACTCCGGTCTCTATATTGATGGAGAGATAAGATGTCATTGATGGAGTTTCTGTAACGGTGCTAGAAATTGAGTAAATAATTCTAGCATTGTCTCCAGTGTCAGGATCTGAGGCTTGTATACTGAATATTGAAGCTCCTGGTAAATTGTTCTCTGGCACATAAGCCACATAAGTAGATTTAGTAAATATTGGTGGGTTGTCATTGACATCTGATACATCCAATGTGAGAACTCGTGTACTGGAAAGAGGAGGAGATCCTCTATCTGTGGCTATAATGGAGATATTATAAGAAGATGTTTTCTCTCTGTCTATGGCAGCACTTAACACAAGTCTATAGTAAGTGTTTGATGATAATAAATTAAAAGGAACATCTTCAAGTATTTGGCAGTCAACATCTGCATTATCTCCAGAATCTTGGTCGTGAACCTCAATCAGAGCGATCATTGTTCCAGGAACAGAATCCTCAGGAATAGGAGAAGATAATGAGGTGATGGATATCTCAGGAGCATTGTCATTTACATCCATAACTTCCAGCAGAACTTTACAATGAGCTACAAGGCCTCCGCCATCCTTCGCTTGTACAGACAACTCATAATTCTTTCTTGTTTCAACATCTAAGTTTCCATTGATCTTGATTTCACCAGTATTTGGGTTAATACTAAATATTCCCGTATGATGGATATTTCCAGATATTTTAATAAAAGAATATGTGATCTGAGCATTGATCCCTTCATCATTGTCTGTAGCATTTAATATGATCACTGTAGAATTAACTGGGATGCTTTCCTTTAACTTGACTTTATACAAATTTTGTCATTGGCATCTATAACAATGATCTTTAATAATGTTGTTCCAGACCGGACAGGATTTCCTCCGTCCAAGGCTGTTAGTATTAATTTATGAGTGCCTTGTCTCTCTCTATCCAATGGTTTCTCCAGGACAAGCTCTGGATATTTACTCCCATCTGTTCTGATATTCTCAGTAAGTGTAAAATACTGATTATCACTGAGCTTGTATGTCTGCACTGAATTACTACCAATATCTGGATCATCTGCATTTTGTAAAGAAAATCTTGCTCCTGGTGATGTCAGTTCAATTATTTCCAAAGTAATTGAATTGTGATAGAACTGTGGAGCATTATCATTTATATCCTGAATGTCAATTTTAATATTAAAATTATTGAAAGGATTTTCAACCACAGCATCAAATGTTAAGAAACATGAAGCCTCCGCACCACACAATGTCTCTCTGTCTATCCTGTCCTTTATATAAATGTTTCCATTATCCATATTTACATAGAAATATCTCTCTGCTGATCTGGATACAATCCTCAGTTTTCTAGATGAGAGATGATTATTATCTAATCCAAGGTCATCTGCAATATTTGCTATAACAGAGTCTTTCCTCATCTCTTCTACAATGGAATAATGAATCTGACCTGAGACTGAATAATGAAGATAAGAGAATAAAACATATATTACTTGCCATCTGATTCCTTTGTAGCCCTGTATAGGAGATTCCATCTTGTCCATTTTTACTGATGATCTTGCATAAAATATCCAATCAGACTTTATCATCCAATGTAGTGTTAAACAAAACCAATGTTCATGATCGTGATATCTGTAGTTTGGTTTATATATTGTAGCCTAAGCTCTACATCCAAGAAAATCCAGCAAATGTCTGTGGTTCTTTCTGCAGATCAGCAATGTGAGTAACAAAGGAAAATACCGGTGGATTTTTAGTTTTGCATTTTTCTTTTAACTGGTTAAACAGCGGCGCTCAGAGGTGAAAATACAGAATTGCAATGTTTTTCAATTGCATTTCAAACTCAAAATTTAAATGGTTCAAAcacattatttttttattaccaATTTTTGTTTAAAAACATGCAGCAAgcaaatttatttttatatatctttttGTCATTTCATTATTTATATGTTTGTTTTTATGAAATGGAAATTGAAGTCATTTAGTTTCTTTAACCCCAAAAACAGATTGTGAAAAATATAAACTGTACAGCTTaattgctttatggccaatgtgaacatggatTTATGTGtaacatgtataccaacttaaaccaatctcaatttttgtgtttttttcatagcATTTTTTGCAAgcaggggtgtggcctccctttcctgagctggtAATTATATTTaaaagcttccccagactggtgtccacaggaccatgtccttttgtctgcccttattcacacattgaggtcaactctgacacatggtaagatttttaatattagacagcgtaggactgtctcaatcagggtcaccttgtcgacagtgggatggcttttatgttatttttgattaaaaaacactattactaagaaccctgtgttattcgaatgtacttttgctttttacttatttagttacagcagggtttttgctcattttgcttcttgtaggtttggtAAGCTTAAATGGTTGATATACATTGTTATAAATTCTGGCTGTACAATTGGAAAGAGTGGTATATGCTTATAAAGTCAACCATGGAAGTGCATCTAATTAAGTGTGTAGAATTTGTAATATAAAATCTAGGTGTATTTTAGCAACATCTCTATGTATCATTATTTATAATGGCCTTAATAATTATGTGCTTTACAAGACCCTGCCTATCTGTGGCCCTGATGAGCTATTTGTGCACTTTGCTATTGCAGATGGACCACCTGAGGAAACCCTACAGAATTATACATACACAAAATGCCCATTGGGGCGTCTAGTGGGCAATTTCTTGGGAAGCCGATATTGGTAAGGCTACCCTAAATATTGCTACATTGTGATAATGTCTGTGTGGAATCCCAATACCTGGTCTACTGCTGTTGAGTGAAACAGTTGTCGTGTGTCTGTGGATTTGTTCCAGTGTGCCAGAACTACTTTGGGCCCTGTGAGTTAGGAGATGTAATAGATTGTATGTGCATTCTACTTGTTACCATCTACTGGACAGTGTATGCATATGAAAGTTAGATGTTTAATCTCACAATAGGCTACAATAGAAATGGCTGGGACGGGCCTCCTAGCTCAGTTTTAGCGCACAATCTAGTCCTGTTTAGTGCAGTCAAAGAAGAGCAAGGAAGCTCCACTGCTCCCAGACTCCATTACAGTCCATGCTGAGGGGACATAACTCTCCATCTCCACATAGTCATCTCCACATATAAGTGAAGCCTTATACAGTCAGGAGAGATAAGGCTGGAAAGACGCTCTTCTTCTTATTGGTTTTCCTATGTGCTTTCAGCCGGAACCAGGTCCACGTTTCTTCCACGACACAAACTTTTGCAGACCTATGCCCTTTAACAAGGAACAATAGTATCAAAATGGTGAGTACTACCAAATTGCTATTGTTTTACTACAGAGATCCATCCCATGAAGTTCTCTTTATCAATGTACCCATGAAGGTCCCTTCATCAATGCAGCATTACATGGACTGTGCATAGTATTTCCTCCAATACCAAGTGAAAAGAACTGTGCATCAGCTGCTGTGAGAGGCCATAAACCTGCTTGTATCATAGGGAGAAGACACCTTATTTCATACTACAATATGCAGTGTAACCTATACTGTGAATTACCACCaatttgcctttaaccccttaagccccaagggtggtttgcacgttaatgaccgggccaatttttacaattctgaccactgtccctttttgaggttataactcttgaacgcttcaacgaatcctgatgatttcgcaattttccaaatttgaatttttatgcccttaagtcacagagatatgtcacgcaaaatactttataagtaacatttcccacatgtctactttacatcagcacaattttggagccaaaattttttttgttagggagttataagggttaaatttgaccagcaatttctcatttttacaataccattttttttagggaccacatcccatttaaagtcattttgaggggtctatatgatagaaaataaccaagtgtgacaccattctaaaaaaaaactgcacccttcagggtgctcaaaaccacattcaagaagtttattaacccttcaggtgtttcacaggaatttttggaatgattaaaaaaatgaacatttaactttttttacacaaaatttacttcagcttcaatttgttttattttaccaagggtgacaggagaaaatggaccccaaaacctgttgtacaatttgtcctaagtacgacaataccccacatgtggggggtaaaccacttattgggcgcatggcagagctcggaagggaaggaacgcaaattgatttttcaatgcaaaatttactggaattgagatggggcaccatgtttcgtttgaagagcccctgatgtgccaaaacattgaaacccccaagtgacaccattttggaaagtagaccccctaaggaacttatctggatgtgtgttaggtgtcgagatcccgcttctgcacaggggaaatctctaaACATCTCCGATGCGGTCTCCaattcctctccagccgcagtggagtctgcttagtGGAGACGttagtcccagcgtctagctcaggctgatactggatgactggttactgctgcctttccagcttctgccattgtagccagtactgggcagcggcgagcagacatgtttgggactaagtcctgctcttccctttctgagcatgcctagggcaagatctctcattggagagcaagggtcacatgcttagatacagcagcaaatcccattggtcctttaggaaggtcctgaaggtgttcttcttctgtggctgactcccattggtccttctgggaaggtcctgttcttgctgcagctataaaaggttcgcatggccgcacagccatgcgctagtgtacatttggaatcgtgtgtgtgttgatgagtgcaagtcgttctttaaaatcacttcaattgtgtatgactgttcgcaaaaggtggatgcatgctgtctagcgcccgactaagctgtcaacataaagacacacgatacagcgtctattgctgtaaccgccagtgcggcgccgtgcgcttatagagcgcttttctatcccaagtctgggtggttagtggaatccgccaaagcggcacagcacacactcttgtgctttaagttatattttgtgttactttgacaccccagttgcgatgTCGAGCGCaaatggtctgaacgtactctaatcctgtgtcttgggatagagtgctgtgactccttgcttgcgctcttggtgctgtaccgcggccctgtgatgcaacagggtttgcttccttcacacagggtgaagttaacccatgtgtgtatccacattgtaccgccatatagtccgtcaatactcagcagcaggttccatctctgcacggtgaatccagggctgcgaacgcaccttataccatctctcttataatttggtgcattccTCTAGCCTTAAcattgtgtgctgagcactttgaaccaccaagtgcttcacagaagtttataatgcagagccgtaaaaataaaaatcatattttttcacaaaaatgatcttttcgccccaattttttattttcccaagggtaaaagaagaaattggatcccaaaagtggttgtgcaatttgtcctgagtacgctgatagcccatatgtgggggtaaaccactgtttgggtgcatggcagagctcggaagggaaggagcgccgtttgacttttcaatgaaaaattgacaggaattgatttgggacgccatgttgcatttggagagccactgatgtgcctaaaaattgaaacccccaagtgacactattttggaaagtagacccccttaggaacttatctagaggtgtggtgagcactttcacccaccaagtgcttcacagaagtttataatgcagagccgtaaaataaaaaatcatattttttcacaaaaatgatatttttgcccccaattttttattttcccaagggtaagagaagaaattggatcccaaaagttgttgtgcaatttgtcctgagtacgctgataccccatatgtgggagtgaaacaatgtttgggcgcatggcagagctcggaagggaaggagcaccgtttgactttttaatgcaaaattgactggaattgagatgggacgccatgttgcgtttggagagccactgatgtgcataaaAATTGAAACCTCCcataaaccattttggaaagtagaccccctaaggaacttatctagatgtgttgtgagagctttgaacccccaagtgtttcactactgtttataacgcagagccgtgaaaataaatattatttttttcccacaaaaattattttttagcccccagttttgcattttcccaagggtaacaggagaaatttaaccccaaaagttgttgtccaatttgtcctgagtatgctgataccccatatgtgggggggaaccactgtttgggcgcatagcagagcccagaagggaaggagcgccgtttccaatgcagacttagatggaatggtctgtaggtgtcacattgcgcttgcagagcccctaatgtacctaaacagtagaaacccccccaagtaaccccatattggaaactagaccccccaaggaacttatctaggtatgttgtgagaactttgaacccccaagtgtttcactacagtttataacgcagagccgtcaaaataaaaaatcattttttcccacaaaaatggtttttagccccctaaatttgtattttcccaagggtaacaagagaaattggaccccaaaagtagttgtccaatttgttctgagtacgctgataccctatatgttggggcgcacggcagagctcggaagggaaaaagcactgttttactttttcaatgcagaattggctggaattgagattagatgccatgtcgcgtttggagagcccttgatgtgcctaaatagttgaaacccccaattctaacagaaaccgtaaccctagccccaaccctaaccccaatcctaaccctagccctaaccctaaccctagccctaaccctaagactagccctaaccctaacccttgccctaacactagccttaaccctacccctaactctagccctagctttaaccctaaccctagccctaagcctagctctaatcctaaccctagccctaattctaagaCTAGCACTAACCCTTgcccaaccctagcctcaaccctagccctaaccctagccctaaccccagccctagccctaaccataatgggaaaatgggaataaatacattttttgaattttattatttttccctaactaagggggtgatgaaggggggtttgatttacttttatagcgtttttttagcaaatttttatgattggcagccgtcacagactaaaagatgctttttattgcaaaaaaaaggttttgcatctccacattttgagagctataatttttccatattttggtccacagagtcatgtgacgtcttgttttttgcaagacgagttattgtttttattggtaacacttttgggcatgtgacattttttgattgctttttattctgatttttgtgaggcagaatgaccaaaaaccagctattcatgaatttctttctgGGGGTgcgcttataccattccacgtttggtaaaattgataaaacagttttattgttcaggtgagtacgattacagcgatacctcatttatattttttttatgttttggcgcttttatacaataaaaactattttatagaaaaaataattatttttgcatcgctttattctgaggactataacttttttattttttcactgattatgctgtatggcggctcgttttttgcgggagaagatgacgttttcagcagtaccatggttatttatatccatctttttgattgcatcACGtgctatttcactttttgttctgcgatatgataataaagcgttgttttttgcctgtttttttttttaccgcgttcactgaaggggttaactagcgagacagttttataggtggggtcgttacggacgcggcgatacaaaatatgtgtatttttattgtttttttattatttagataaagaaatgtatttaattttttacacatgtgaatatcttTCTTtctttacaacattgccccagggggggggggcatcatgttatagggttagatcgctgatctgacactttgcacaacactgtgtcagatcagcgatctgacatgcagggctgcaggcataccagtgcttgctctgagcaggcgctggtaagccacctccctgcaggacccggatgcagccccgcggccattttggatccggggcctacagggagaggaaggtaggagaccctcagagcaacgcgatcacatcgcgatcacatcgcgttgctctgagggtttcagggaagcatgcagggaaccccctccctgcgtgatgctttcctatgccgctggaacactacgatcatgtttgatcacagtgtgccgggggttaatgtgccaggggcagtccgtgACAATAGTTGTGGACAGGAGGGAAATGTTTTTGGGTCCAGCAACCCACTTCCGCTACCGTGACATTAAAATCTGCCACCAGTGAGGCTACATGTCCCAGTTGGCCCCTATGCAATATCTGGTGCTTCCCACATAGCTCACCGCATCTGTATCTTGCATATTTTATGCTACAATTTTTATGCACTTTACTATAAGCACATTTGTGAATGCCTCTATTCTTCTTGACTACTTTCCTTTGTCTTAAAGAGCTATTCTCAATAAGTCTCTTGAAAAGATCATATATATGAAATGTGCTTATctcttgtttttattttattgcaaGGTTGGGCGCTTATCCTTGACTGAAAGTTGTCATCAGCAGCCGAGCTGTAGCATTATCAGAACTTATGTTGAGCTTTATTGTTCTTCTGCAACACATTCAGCTATCATTGGTTTATTCTGGAGTGTACAATGCTATAAAAGTACTTACATATAAAGATAACAAAGCATTTGAACAGCACACAGGAAAGTGAGATCCCTGATTAGGAGAACTTAGGAGAACTTTATGGAAAATGTTGATGGTGGGGTATTGTGATTTAGCAAGTTTTGGAACAGTAAAttgtcaggagctgagagggaGGAAGAAGGAGATGAACTGCTAACTTTTGTATAAAAATCAATGGACAGGAGAAAAGTGGCTATAATGCTAGGAGTTAACTCATTTCCTGCAATGTAGCTAGTGCACACACTCAGCCAGTCTCTGATGACTACTAATTCTTCTGTTTTTGAGCAATTGGTTTATTGACATTGCTCAATGTTTTATACTTTGCTCTGTGCTGTTTGAAGAACATACAAATGATAGTGTTTGCCAAGCTCTTGATGTAGTCATGCACTCCTTGAGATATATTCATTCAACATTTATATAAGCATGCATTTAAGAAATCTAAGTCTTTTTTAAGAAATCAACTATTTCAATTGTGACCAACTACTAAGGTACTGCATGCTTTGCCGCAGATTTACTGCTGTAATAAGAAAGAACTCTAGAATTTGATTTTTTCTCTAGTGACTAAATGTCTTCTAAAGAACAATTTGATAAATCATTTTTCTTAGCAGGAGCCATTTATATACCCATGTGCATTAAACTTGTTTGTGCCTTTACCTTGGACATTTTTTTTCTCAAGTTTTCAACAACTTAAATATGTTATTTATTATTACCTATAAGTAATGCTGTTTTTGCACCTTTTTTACAAAAAGGACAACCAGGAAAGAATGGGCTCAAAAAATGCCCTTATGCACTTTGAATGCAAAGCACGATTAAACAGCAGACACTTAGGGTTTGATTTATAAAATGAAATGTGGTCTTATTGCAGATGGAAATCAATAAAATCTCATAATCAAAATCTAAAACTTCTCTACAAATataaaagctgagctgtgattttttttctttgcattgagTAGCAAATACAGCTTTCCTACTGGTATGTACAATGACGCTTATAGTTAGAAACAAATGTGAATAACAAATGGTTCTATTTATGATCTCTGAAATTCACGAATATTAGACAAAATAAAGTTTTTAATCAAAACCAAACATATATCTGCTTCACAGCCACCTCTGAGGGTCTTGTGTTCAAACAAAAATGCTGATGAATCCAAAATACATGATTTTTAAACAGAAAATTTTTAACAAACGGCATAATGAATACAAATGTACATTTCATCATTTTACAAAATAAAAATTGACGTCTCTGTACATGAAACAAGGGGGTATTTATCATCTTAACTTCAACAATTTTTGGTACCAAAAGACATCACAACATTGGTTGTATATTTTGTAGGTTGTACAAATTCTCTTTTTTCTAAGTTGGTTGGTAGAAATGAGCAAACGTGGGGAGCAATTAATCAGTGTGCAACATTTTCATACAATGTAGGAAGCGTTATAGATTTCATGTTCTTGCACATAGACAACCCAAACAGATGCTTCAAGGTGACTCAAAGCTTTGCCTGCAACTTACCTGGAACTAAGTATTCAAATTTCCTGCAGGCGATAGGTAAAATTAAACATTGTACATTGTTGATTTCATTTAATAGATCAATTAATGTACAGTAGATAAACAAGTTAAAAAAGGAGGAGTACTTTGTATCAGTTTTCCATTTTGGCCAGGAGATGAAGAGCCTGAAACTTAAACTCTTTCTATTTCTCAAGATTATAAGATAATTGACATTCTAAACTGAACAATAGCTCTTATTACATAATGAAACTTCTATTAAAATTATTATCTTATTATTATAATTAAATATTTTTATCACAATTAAAATTCATTCATTTCCATTGCTATTTAAAACTATACCAAGGAGAAACAGACCATGGAAGCGAGTGACTGGCTCTAACCCAAGTAGAATTGCTTGTATTAGGTTACTGACTTCATAAGTGAAGTTGTAATTATTATAGAAATTCAAAAACTGCCAGGAGATTACAACATCTTACCTGTTCTGCGCTTAGAGAACTTTCTTTGAGAGTTTCAGTTCCTTGCTCAGTATTGTTGGCATCAATCAGGTTTTCCACAGGGACATTTCGACTTGGATTCATGTAAGTAAAATCACCCTCAGCAGGATCAAGTGCCACACACATATTATATGAGTATGGTAAAGGTAACGATCCATCACTATACATGGAGAAAGTCCTGGGATCAATTGGAGGATACAGATTTGTAGTGAGAGAAGAGAAGGCCGGTAATGGTTTTGGCTGCTTACATTTGGATATAATCGCCACCATCACAGTTATTATAAAGAGCAAAGAAATAAGTGCAAGTCCAACCACTAAGTAGAATTGTAAGTAGCTTTGAGTTTCTTCATCTTTCTCATTGTTGCTGAGCTTAGGAACAACCTGCTGAAAGTCCTCTGCAATAATAAGAGTTAAGGTGGTTGTAGTAGAGAGAGTGGGATGTCCATTGTCCTTCACCATCACTACAAGCTTGTAATTCAACATGTCCTTTTCTTGAAAGATTCGTGATGTTCTGATCTCTCCTGTGTACTCACTTATGACAAAATGATTTTGGTCTGACATTGGTATAAAATGATAAGAGAGCCAGGAATTATGTCCAGAGTCTGCATCCACTGCCACCACTTTAGTTATTAAAGAACCAGGCTCAGAAACAAAAGGCACCATCTCAAACACAGCTGACCCACCAGTATCTGGCGATGGGTATAAGATCTTTGGTGCATTATCATTCTGGTCCACTATATGGATAAATAATGTAACATTGCTGCTCAGAGAGGGGGATCCATTGTCTGAGGCTGTGACTTCTATTATAAACTCCTTGTTCTGCTCATAATCAAATGATCTTTGAGCATAGAGAACGCCGGTCTCTATATTGATGGAGAGATAAGATGTCATTGATGGTGTTTCTGTAATGGTGCTAGAAATTGAGTACTTTATTTTAGCATTGTCTCCAGTGTCAGGATCTGAGGCTTGTATACTGAATATTGGAGCTCCTGGTAAATTGTTCTCTGGCACATAAGCCACATAAGTAGATTTAGAAAATATTGGTGGATTGTCGTTAACATCTGATACATCCAATGTGAGAACTTTTCTACTGGAAAGAGGTGGAGATCCTCTATCTTTGGCTATAATTGTGATATTGTAAGAGGATACTTTTTCTCTGTCTATAGCATTTTTTAATACAAGTCTATAGTAAGTGTCTAAAGATAGTAAAGTAAAGCCAACATCCTGAAGAATAATGCAGTCAACATCTGCATTATCTCCAGAATCTTGGTCATGAACTTCGATCAGTGCGACCATTGTTCCAGGTGCAGAATCCTCAGGAATAGGAGAAGATAATGAGCTGATGGATATCTCAGGAGCATTGTCATTTATATCTATGACTTCCACCAGAACCTTACAATGAGCTACAAGGCCTCCTCCATCCTTGGCTTCTACAGATAATTCATAATTCTTTCTTATTTCA contains:
- the LOC138673796 gene encoding protocadherin gamma-B2-like gives rise to the protein MKPHEIIYGKNSMRMDKMKSSTRSCNRIRWQVAISIFIVWLCHSVSGQIHYSIVEEMRKDSVITNIADDLGLDNQLSSRKLRIVSRSADRYFYINKNNGNLHVKDRIDRETLCGAEATCLLTFDAVIENPFNNFKIKIEIQDVNDNAPQFFSVKSVFKIIEFTEIGTKFVLRSAEDPDIGSNSVQTYKLSDNQYFTITENIRTDGSKYPELVLQKPLDRETQVIHELTLTALDGGNPIRSGTTLLKIIVTDANDNAPIFTQDMYKVNLKENIPVNSTVIMINATDNDEGINAQITYSLLKISEHNHHTGIFRINPNTGDIKTNGILDYEIRKNYELSVEAKDGGGLVAHCKVLVEVIDINDNAPEISISSLSSPIPEDSAPGTMVALIEVHDQDSGDNADVDCIILQDVGFTLLSLDTYYRLVLKNAIDREKVSSYNITIIAKDRGSPPLSSRKVLTLDVSDVNDNPPIFSKSTYVAYVPENNLPGAPIFSIQASDPDTGDNAKIKYSISSTITETPSMTSYLSINIETGVLYAQRSFDYEQNKEFIIEVTASDNGSPSLSSNVTLFIHIVDQNDNAPKILYPSPDTGGSAVFEMVPFVSEPGSLITKVVAVDADSGHNSWLSYHFIPMSDQNHFVISEYTGEIRTSRIFQEKDMLNYKLVVMVKDNGHPTLSTTTTLTLIIAEDFQQVVPKLSNNEKDEETQSYLQFYLVVGLALISLLFIITVMVAIISKCKQPKPLPAFSSLTTNLYPPIDPRTFSMYSDGSLPLPYSYNMCVALDPAEGDFTYMNPSRNVPVENLIDANNTEQGTETLKESSLSAEQHRAKYKTLSNVNKPIAQKQKN